In Gossypium arboreum isolate Shixiya-1 chromosome 6, ASM2569848v2, whole genome shotgun sequence, the following are encoded in one genomic region:
- the LOC108484835 gene encoding uncharacterized protein LOC108484835, with amino-acid sequence MTRMLLLTMMSTSIIEDSPKTAVFYVTTNLRKNNSTTKKSNNKMAASSLPVNILRQHGATVFHCGGETDEYDNGGMVPPHVILARRIAGKMAFSVCTSNGRTLKRRDLSQVQNSVLRMTGFLEV; translated from the coding sequence ATGACGAGGATGTTGCTATTAACGATGATGAGTACTTCGATTATAGAGGATTCTCCAAAAACAGCCGTGTTTTACGTAACTACAAATCTAAGAAAAAACAACAGCACCACGAAGAAGAGCAACAACAAGATGGCCGCCAGTTCGCTGCCTGTAAACATTCTACGTCAACACGGTGCTACTGTTTTCCATTGCGGCGGTGAAACCGATGAATATGACAACGGCGGAATGGTGCCTCCCCATGTTATTTTAGCAAGGAGAATTGCGGGGAAAATGGCATTTTCTGTTTGTACTAGCAATGGAAGGACACTTAAAAGAAGGGATTTGAGTCAAGTGCAAAATTCAGTTCTTAGAATGACAGGATTTTTGGAAGTCTAA